A part of bacterium genomic DNA contains:
- a CDS encoding LemA family protein translates to MSRTFVILIVVLLLIGGLLLLVGGWFVATRNSFVRMDEGVNASWSQVQNQYQRRMDLIPNLVNTVKGVANFEKETYTAVAEARAKAGQTVISAQDARNPAKFAQFEQAQGQLSSALSRLLVAVEKYPELKANQNFTQLQDELAGTENRIAVERKRFNEVVQGYNTKIRLFPASLVAGMTGFSARPYFQAQAGADQAPKVQF, encoded by the coding sequence ATGAGCCGCACGTTCGTGATCTTGATCGTGGTCCTGCTGTTGATCGGCGGTCTGCTGCTGTTGGTCGGCGGCTGGTTCGTCGCCACGCGAAACTCCTTCGTCCGCATGGACGAAGGCGTCAACGCCTCGTGGAGCCAAGTCCAGAACCAGTACCAGCGGCGGATGGACCTGATCCCCAACCTCGTCAACACGGTCAAGGGGGTCGCCAACTTCGAGAAGGAAACGTACACGGCGGTCGCCGAGGCCCGCGCCAAGGCCGGCCAGACGGTCATCTCGGCGCAGGACGCGCGCAATCCGGCGAAGTTCGCCCAGTTCGAGCAGGCGCAGGGGCAGCTCTCCTCCGCCCTCTCGCGGCTGCTCGTCGCGGTGGAGAAGTATCCCGAGCTCAAGGCGAACCAGAACTTCACCCAGCTGCAGGACGAGCTGGCCGGCACCGAGAACCGGATCGCCGTCGAGCGGAAGCGGTTCAACGAGGTCGTGCAGGGCTACAACACGAAGATCCGCCTCTTCCCGGCGAGCCTCGTGGCCGGCATGACCGGCTTCTCCGCGCGGCCGTACTTCCAGGCCCAGGCCGGCGCCGACCAGGCGCCCAAGGTGCAGTTCTGA